A single genomic interval of Arachis duranensis cultivar V14167 chromosome 7, aradu.V14167.gnm2.J7QH, whole genome shotgun sequence harbors:
- the LOC107459028 gene encoding uncharacterized protein LOC107459028, which yields MVADTLNIKSLSISWMMIKEEKLLREFKDLNLGIREVTGNVCLNQLHISSDFKAETQKAQQDDQELQTMLQEIEQRKRGEVTQDREGTWRYKGRSYVPNVGDLRREVLTETHRSGFSIHPGATKMYHDLKAMFWWLGMKNDVSMHVSKYLTCQKVKIEHQTPSGMSQPLEIS from the coding sequence ATGGTGGCGGATACGTTGAACATAAAATCTCTAAGCATTTCTTGGATGATGATTAAGGAAGAGAAGTTGTTGAGAGAATTTAAGGACCTTAACTTGGGCATCAGAGAGGTAACTGGGAATGTGTGTTTGAACCAGTTGCATATCTCCAGTGACTTCAAGGCCGAGACTCAAAAAGCTCAGCAGGATGACCAGGAGCTGCAAACGATGCTGCAAGAAATTGAACAGAGGAAACGAGGAGAGGTTACTCAAGACAGAGAAGGAACTTGGAGATACAAAGGGAGAAGTTATGTGCCAAATGTGGGAGACTTAAGACGAGAAGTGTTGACAGAGACTCACAGGAGTGGATTCTCGATTCATCCTGGAgctactaagatgtaccatgatttaaaggcgatgttttggtggctTGGAATGAAGAATGACGTGTCGATGCATGTGTCTAAGTATTTGACTTGTCAAAAGGTGAAAATTGAACATCAAACGCCATCTGGCATGTCGCAACCATTAGAGATTTCATAA